In one window of Arachis ipaensis cultivar K30076 chromosome B06, Araip1.1, whole genome shotgun sequence DNA:
- the LOC107647222 gene encoding diphthine--ammonia ligase-like yields the protein MAIGIGGGDVYITSQGDEVEDMFILLREVKRQMPEVTAVSSGVISEDFRRLRVESVCSRLGLVSLAYLWKQDQSLLLQEMIANGILAVIVKVCSFGLVPGKHLGKEIASLNAYLNKLTGLRRFNVCGERGEYETLTLDCPLFINARIVLDEYQIVRDIEHPFFPVGKLDSFKFHLEKKVDVQSLTSPDNISETSVQKLGTVFEVEDTLERCEDTFKPLECSADPIDDLAHKFNISRTNNKRTLSLSCSLQDSCNDLREDLKTVLAKIESLLAGSGFGWENVVYIHLYIDDMSKFSEANETYVKFITPERCPFGVPSCSTVEMPLVEMNFSKAYMEVLVSNNKAKKVLHVQSISSWAPSCIGPYSQATLHDNILYMAGQLGIDPPTMNLCSGGASAELELALKNCEAVAKCFNCSISTSAIMFVVYCSKRVSSSERHDMQEKLETILRQMRIFQLQEQNTCKALDPVVLYVLVPDLPKSACVEIKPVLYVDDGKKIATETITKSSGSEAPHYWGFKQENWHDSCIRKLVVPGKICAVTLSITSEDAAKICFNSVSADSVNDDQYLQHKSLMEKSSRFCFYLLDKVMTDDGFGWEDIMSLRIYIPASLQMSIDILLPMFNKALLELSEASQKKVLNGEEPIFNIVPVMGAGRSASSVSNIITCELLAQKSDGDSEKHNRGDFGVRPEISEISSND from the exons ATGGCAATTGGGAT AGGTGGTGGGGATGTTTACATAACAAGCCAGGGTGATGAAGTTGAAGATATGTTTATTTTACTTCGTGAGGTGAAAAGGCAGATGCCTGAAGTTACTGCAGTGTCTTCTGGGGTCATTTCAGAAGACTTTCGGAGATTGCGGGTGGAAAGTGTTTGTTCAAGGTTAGGCCTTGTTTCTCTGGCATACTTATGGAAACAAGATCAATCATTGCTCCTCCAAGAAATG ATTGCAAATGGAATTTTGGCTGTGATTGTAAAG GTATGCTCCTTTGGTTTGGTGCCTGGAAAGCACTTGGGTAAAGAAATAGCATCCTTAAATGCTTATTTGAACAAATTAACAGG GTTACGTAGATTTAATGTTTGTGGTGAAAGAGGAGAATATGAAACGTTAACTCTTGATTGCCCCCTATTCATT AATGCTCGAATTGTGCTCGATGAATATCAAATTGTGAGGGACATTGAACATCCCTTTTTTCCTGTTGGAAAACTTGATTCTTTCAAATTTCATTTGGAAAAGAAGGTAGATGTTCAATCTTTAACATCACCAGACAACATAAGTGAAACTTCAGTTCAGAAACTGGGAACTGTGTTTGAAGTGGAAGACACTTTAGAAAGATGTGAAGACACATTTAAGCCGTTGGAATGCAGTGCTGACCCAATTGATGACTTAGCACATAAATTTAACATCTCAAGAacaaataacaagagaacactcTCCTTAAGTTGCTCGTTACAAGATTCATGCAATG ATTTGCGGGAAGATTTGAAGACTGTTTTGGCAAAAATTGAATCACTATTAGCTGGCTCTGGCTTTGGATGGGAGAATGTTGTCTATATTCACCTTTACATAGATGACATGAGTAAGTTCTCAGAGGCAAATGAGACATATGTGAAATTTATAACCCCGGAGAGGTGTCCATTTGGTGTCCCATCATGTAGCACAGTTGAAATGCCTCTAGTAGAGATGAATTTCAGCAAAGCATATATGGAAGTTCTTGTGTCAAATAATAAAGCTAAAAAGGTTTTGCATGTACAGAGTATTTCCTCTTGGGCACCTAGTTGCATTGGGCCATACAGTCAG GCAACCTTACATGATAATATACTCTATATGGCTGGTCAGTTGGGAATTGATCCTCCGACAATGAATCTTTGCAGTGGAGGTGCTAGTGCTGAACTGGAACTGGCTCTCAAAAACTGTGAAGCTGTGGCAAAATGCTTTAATTGTTCAATATCCACATCAGCAATTATGTTTGTTGTTTACTGTTCGAAACGTGTCTCATCATCCGAGAGACATGATATGCAGGAGAAACTAGAAACAATCCTTAGGCAGATGAGGATCTTTCAGTTACAGGAACAAAACACCTGCAAAGCATTAGATCCCGTAGTTCTTTATGTCCTTGTTCCTGATCTACCTAAAAG TGCATGTGTAGAAATAAAGCCTGTTCTTTATGTTGACGATGGCAAGAAGATAGCAACTGAGACCATAACAAAAAGTTCTGGTTCTGAAGCACCCCACTACTGGGGTTTCAAGCAGGAAAATTGGCATGATTCTTGTATTCGGAAACTTGTGGTTCCAGGAAAGATTTGTGCTGTTACATTATCTATTACAAGTGAGGATGCTGCAAAGATATGTTTCAATTCTGTGTCTGCTGATTCTGTCAATGATGATCAATATCTTCAACATAAGTCGCTCATGGAGAAGTCATCAAGATTCTGCTTCTATCTTCTAGACAAAGTCATGACCGATGACGGTTTTGGCTGGGAAGATATAATG AGTTTGAGGATCTATATCCCTGCAAGCCTTCAAATGTCGATAGATATACTGCTGCCTATGTTCAACAAGGCTCTATTGGAACTTTCTGAAGCGAGCCAGAAGAAAGTTTTAAATGGCGAGGAGCCAATCTTCAACATAGTTCCTGTCATGGGTGCTGGTAGGTCTGCTTCATCCGTGTCCAATATAATAACCTGCGAATTACTCGCCCAGAAATCTGATGGAGattctgaaaaacacaacagggGGGATTTTGGAGTGCGTCCAGAAATATCAGAAATATCAagcaatgattaa
- the LOC110263460 gene encoding diphthine--ammonia ligase-like — MKVVALVTGGKDSCYAMMKSIHYGHQIVALANLFPADDKVNADDDDDEFDGYVYYKDSYLYHTVGHEVIVSYAECMGLPLFRRKIRGEARQALLT; from the exons ATGAAGGTGGTGGCGCTCGTTACTGGCGGCAAAGACAGCTGCTACGCCATGATGAAGTCCATTCACTATGGCCACCAg ATAGTTGCGTTGGCGAACTTGTTCCCTGCTGATGATAAAGTCAACGCTGATGATGACGACGACGAGTTCGATGGCTACGTGTACTATAAGGATAGCTACTTGTACCATACC GTTGGTCATGAAGTTATTGTTAGCTACGCGGAATGCATGGGGTTGCCGTTGTTTAGGAGGAAAATTCGAGGAGAGGCAAGGCAAGCTTTATTGACATAA